From one Rhodamnia argentea isolate NSW1041297 chromosome 1, ASM2092103v1, whole genome shotgun sequence genomic stretch:
- the LOC125314794 gene encoding exopolygalacturonase clone GBGA483-like, producing the protein MELPLRIVPILGICLVIATRFTAPADAYEPAPSPPTDDPFTSAPVQTGGDPPKSPLPSPLADGPFPTAPAQMGGDPPMTPASPVPSPLEDEPIGTAPAPMGGDPSLTPVSLVGVFNVVDYGAVADGKTDSSMAFLSAWEDACAHPGNSTVYVPDNTFLVGPVSFTGPCRNPYSPKVEVRGILKAPKSPSQFPSNNWIVFRDLRGLVLTGETGRALFDGRGSEAWSDPSCQKKSRCNKLITVGSTSIRIRRFGN; encoded by the exons ATGGAGCTCCCATTGAGAATAGTTCCCATACTCGGAATTTGTCTAGTGATCGCCACACGTTTTACAGCCCCGGCCGATGCCTACGAACCCGCGCCTTCACCTCCGACCGATGATCCATTCACGTCTGCTCCGGTTCAAACGGGCGGAGACCCTCCAAAATCGCCACTGCCTTCACCTCTGGCGGACGGTCCATTCCCAACTGCTCCAGCTCAAATGGGTGGAGACCCTCCGATGACTCCAGCATCGCCCGTGCCTTCACCACTGGAGGATGAACCAATCGGGACTGCTCCGGCTCCAATGGGTGGAGACCCTTCATTGACTCCAGTGTCGCTGGTGGGAGTTTTCAATGTCGTGGATTACGGAGCGGTGGCCGACGGAAAGACGGATAGCAGCATG GCATTCTTGTCCGCCTGGGAGGACGCATGCGCACACCCCGGAAATTCAACCGTCTATGTACCCGACAACACATTCTTGGTCGGTCCAGTTTCGTTCACCGGACCTTGCCGCAATCCCTACTCCCCGAAAGTGGAGGTCAGAGGGATTCTGAAGGCGCCGAAGTCCCCCAGTCAGTTCCCATCCAACAATTGGATCGTTTTCCGAGACTTGCGCGGACTAGTCCTCACGGGCGAGACCGGAAGGGCTTTGTTCGATGGCCGAGGATCAGAAGCCTGGAGCGACCCAAGTTGCCAGAAGAAAAGCAGATGCAACAAGCTGATAACTGTAGGTTCAACTTCAATTCGCATCCGAAGGTTCGGCAATTAA
- the LOC115751736 gene encoding exopolygalacturonase-like, with protein MIYHINLLNGKSFHMSVYRSSNIRVHNVSMMAPGDSPNTDGIHVSHSANISITSSTIGVGDDCVSIGPGNTNISVSYVHCGPGHGISVGSLGKGKNEEKVELIRVSNCTINGTQNGVRVKTWPGAPPSEASDMIFENIVMTNVTNPIIIDQEYCPSKQCDIQKASLVKLNNMLFKNITGTYNSKEAVTMLCSPSVPCENVLLVGVHLNWMEQEDPRAGRVSLKGLIHGLDIINSSF; from the exons ATGATCTACCACATCAATCTGCTTAACGGCAAGAGCTTCCACATGAGCGTCTACAGGTCCAGTAACATCAGAGTGCACAACGTCAGCATGATGGCACCGGGAGACAGCCCGAACACTGATGGAATCCACGTTAGTCACTCGGCAAACATTTCCATTACTTCTTCGACTATTGGCGTTGGGGATGACTGCGTCTCGATCGGACCCGGCAACACCAATATATCAGTTTCCTACGTACATTGCGGTCCAGGACATGGAATCAG TGTCGGGAGCCTAGGCAAAGGCAAGAATGAGGAGAAAGTGGAGCTGATCAGAGTGAGTAACTGCACAATCAACGGGACGCAGAATGGCGTCCGAGTGAAGACATGGCCTGGGGCTCCGCCGAGTGAGGCTTCCGACATGATATTCGAGAACATCGTCATGACCAACGTCACGAACCCCATCATCATAGATCAAGAGTACTGTCCATCAAAGCAATGCGATATCCAGAAG GCCTCACTAGTGAAGCTCAATAACATGCTGTTCAAGAACATTACCGGCACGTACAACAGCAAGGAGGCAGTGACCATGCTGTGCAGCCCCAGCGTGCCATGTGAAAACGTACTGCTTGTCGGGGTTCATCTGAACTGGATGGAGCAGGAAGATCCACGGGCGGGCCGCGTGAGCTTGAAGGGTCTAATCCATGGTTTGGACATTATCAATTCGAGTTTCTAA